Proteins encoded together in one Hymenobacter monticola window:
- a CDS encoding DUF1361 domain-containing protein: protein MLLTSALPLSRTRLTLMFVLAASLTLSFLLVVGRVVMTGHLTFLFLLWNLFLAVIPFALSTLLGISKGPLQTRMLVPVGAAWLLFFPNAPYILTDLFHLDSRPGVPLWYDLALILTCAWNGLMLAYASLSDMQRLVQERLGFWAGWGFATVALLLSSFGIYLGRYLRFNSWDVLTNPLTLFYDIVNRILHPFSFPGTWGVTLVFGLFLLVGYGTVRLLGRAQAES, encoded by the coding sequence GTGTTGCTCACCTCCGCCCTCCCCCTCTCGCGCACCCGCCTCACGCTCATGTTCGTGCTGGCCGCCTCGCTCACGCTCAGCTTCCTGCTGGTAGTGGGCCGCGTGGTCATGACGGGGCACCTCACTTTCCTGTTCCTGCTCTGGAATCTGTTCCTGGCCGTTATACCATTCGCTTTGAGCACTTTGCTGGGCATTTCCAAGGGCCCGCTGCAAACGCGCATGCTGGTGCCGGTTGGCGCGGCGTGGCTGCTCTTTTTCCCCAACGCGCCCTACATCCTCACCGACCTGTTCCACCTAGACTCGCGCCCCGGTGTGCCGCTGTGGTACGATTTGGCCCTCATTCTGACCTGCGCCTGGAACGGTCTGATGCTGGCCTACGCCTCGCTGTCGGACATGCAGCGTCTGGTGCAGGAGCGGCTGGGCTTCTGGGCGGGCTGGGGGTTTGCCACGGTAGCGCTGCTGCTCAGCAGCTTCGGCATCTACCTGGGCCGCTATCTGCGCTTCAACTCCTGGGACGTGCTAACCAACCCGCTCACGCTGTTCTACGACATCGTGAACCGCATTCTGCACCCCTTCTCCTTTCCGGGTACCTGGGGCGTGACGTTGGTTTTCGGGCTGTTCTTGCTGGTGGGCTACGGCACGGTGCGGCTGCTGGGCCGGGCGCAGGCCGAATCATAG